A segment of the Campylobacter showae CSUNSWCD genome:
ATGATGACGGCTATGCCGTTTGAGATCTGGCTCGCGTTAGCCATACAAAAACTGAGAAAAAACGCGGCGAATGAGATCTTTTTTAACATATAAAACCTTTGTTTAAGTCTAAAGTAAATATAATTTGAGCATTATAACATTTTAAATTTAAGCGCAAGCTATAAAGGTAAAAATTTAATGCAAAATTCACAAATAGTAACTAGATTTGCCCCCTCTCCGACCGGATATTTGCACATCGGCGGGCTTAGGACGGCGCTTTATAACTACTTATACGCTAGAGCAAACGGCGGCAAATTTCTGCTGCGCATCGAAGATACCGACCTAAAACGCAACTCCGAAGAGGCCACGCAAGCGATAAAAGAGGCCTTTGCCTGGTGCGGACTGGATCACGACGGCGAGGTGACGTATCAGTCGCGTAGATTTGACGTGTATAAAGAGTATGTACAAAAGCTGTTAGCCGAGGGCAAAGCCTACAAATGCTACATGAGCAAGGACGAGCTAGATGCTCTGCGCGCCGAGCAAGAAGCGAGAAAAGAGAGGCCCAAATACGACAATCGCTACCGCGAATTTACAGGCACTCCGCCTGCGGGAGTCGAGCCCGTTATCCGTATCAAAGCGCCTCTAAGCGGCGAGATCGTGATCGACGACGGCATCAAAGGCGAGGTTAAATTTAGAGTCGAGGATATCCTAGATGATTTTATCATCGCGCGCTCTGACGGCACGCCTACCTATAACTTCACGGTCGTGATAGATGACGCGCTAATGGGCGTAACCGACGTCATCCGCGGCGACGATCATTTATCAAATACTCCGAAGCAAATCGTACTTTACGATGCGCTTGGTTTTAAGGCGCCGAAATTTTATCACGTCGCGATGATAAACGGCGAGGACGGTAGCAAACTGAGCAAACGCCACGGCGCGACCGACGTGATGGAGTATAAGCGCATGGGTTATCTGCCTGAGGCTCTTTTAAATTTCCTCGTGCGCCTAGGCTGGAGCCACGGAAACGACGAAATTTTCGGTATGGACGATATGCTAAAGTACTTCGATCCGCACGATATAAACAAGAGCTCAAGCACCTATAACGCAAGCAAGCTAGAGTGGCTAAACGCCCACTATATCAAGACGCTGCCGTACGAGAGGCTAGCAAGCGAGATGCTTGAATTTGAGATAGATTTTAAAGCGATGCCAAAGGGCGAGGTGCTGTTAAATTCATTGCGCGAACGTTCAAAAACGCTAGTTGAAATGAGCCAAAGCGCAAGGACGATCATAAACGCTCCAAGCGCATACGACGAGAAAGCCTACGCTAAATTTATCACGCCCGAAAGCAAGGAAAATTTGGCTAAATTTGCCGAAATTTTAGGCGAAAATTTAGACGCCAAGGGCTACGAGGAGATGACGGGTAAATTTTTAGAAGCAAACGGCTTAAAGCTAAAAGACTTAGCTCAGGCGCTTCGCGTTGCGCTAACTGGAAATAGCGTAAGCCCGGGGATATTTGAGGTGCTCGAGGTTTTGGGCGCGGACGAGACGAAAAAACGAATAAAAAATATTTTAAAGGAGAACAAATGACACACGTAACTAACGAAGAGGCGCTCGCGTATCACGAGGGCGGCAAGATAGAGATAAAAGTAAAAACTCCATGCGCGACGGCTAGAGACCTATCTATGGCGTATACGCCGGGCGTCGCGGTACCGTGCAAGCAGATCGAGGCCGACAACGAACTAGCCTACAAATACACCAACAAAGCAAATTTAGTAGCCGTCATCACCGACGGCACGGCCGTGCTAGGCCTAGGCGATATCGGCGCGGTAGCGGGCAAGCCGGTAATGGAAGGCAAAGCGGTTTTGTTTAAAAAATTTGCAAACGTAGATGCCTTTGACATCGAGCTAGACGAGCATGATCCCGATAAGATCGTAGAAATTTGCAAAGCGCTCTCTCCAACTTTCGGCGGTATAAATTTAGAAGATATCCGCGCTCCAAAGTGCTTTGAGATCGAGCGCAAGCTACAAGAAGCAGTCGATATCCCGGTCATGCACGACGATCAGCACGGCACGGCGATGATAACAAGCGCGGGCATAATAAACGCGATGGAAATTTCGGGCAAAGACATCTCTAAAATCAAAATCGTAGTTAGCGGCGCGGGCGCGGCGGGCATCGCATGCGCGAAGATGTACAAGGCTCTGGGCGCAAAACACATCGTGATGGTAGATAGCAAAGGCGTGATCCACAAAGGTCGCACCGATCTAACTCCGGAAAAGCTAGAATTTGCCCTAGAAACCGCAGATAGAACGCTAGCGGACGCGATGAAGGGCGCGGATATGTTCCTAGGCCTATCAAAACCAGGCGTCGTAACTAAAGAAATGGTTGCGTC
Coding sequences within it:
- the gltX gene encoding glutamate--tRNA ligase; protein product: MQNSQIVTRFAPSPTGYLHIGGLRTALYNYLYARANGGKFLLRIEDTDLKRNSEEATQAIKEAFAWCGLDHDGEVTYQSRRFDVYKEYVQKLLAEGKAYKCYMSKDELDALRAEQEARKERPKYDNRYREFTGTPPAGVEPVIRIKAPLSGEIVIDDGIKGEVKFRVEDILDDFIIARSDGTPTYNFTVVIDDALMGVTDVIRGDDHLSNTPKQIVLYDALGFKAPKFYHVAMINGEDGSKLSKRHGATDVMEYKRMGYLPEALLNFLVRLGWSHGNDEIFGMDDMLKYFDPHDINKSSSTYNASKLEWLNAHYIKTLPYERLASEMLEFEIDFKAMPKGEVLLNSLRERSKTLVEMSQSARTIINAPSAYDEKAYAKFITPESKENLAKFAEILGENLDAKGYEEMTGKFLEANGLKLKDLAQALRVALTGNSVSPGIFEVLEVLGADETKKRIKNILKENK
- a CDS encoding malic enzyme-like NAD(P)-binding protein, producing the protein MTHVTNEEALAYHEGGKIEIKVKTPCATARDLSMAYTPGVAVPCKQIEADNELAYKYTNKANLVAVITDGTAVLGLGDIGAVAGKPVMEGKAVLFKKFANVDAFDIELDEHDPDKIVEICKALSPTFGGINLEDIRAPKCFEIERKLQEAVDIPVMHDDQHGTAMITSAGIINAMEISGKDISKIKIVVSGAGAAGIACAKMYKALGAKHIVMVDSKGVIHKGRTDLTPEKLEFALETADRTLADAMKGADMFLGLSKPGVVTKEMVASMNDEPIIFALANPTPEIFPEDVASVRNDVMMGTGRSDYPNQVNNVLGFPFIFRGALDVRAKKITENMKMAAARALANLAKEPVPAEVCEAFGVKELKFGKDYIIPKPFDKRVLTAVAPAVAQAAVDDGVARVKDFDVKAYAEKLAKGL